The following DNA comes from Kryptolebias marmoratus isolate JLee-2015 linkage group LG23, ASM164957v2, whole genome shotgun sequence.
ACGTTGAAAGGAACTCTAAAATCATATACtgctattgtttttttatgatatattaCGATTAAAGCTCCGATTTGCGTCTTCTGGCTTATGGAAAGCGCCTACTACATATCCCATCATGCACCGGGCGCCTACCGCAAGTTTCTACGTGTGCACTTTCGGGAAGCGTTTGCAAACAGCTACAGAGACGGGGGTGGAAGAGTTGTTGCTCTTTTCCGCGAAGgaataaacaaaagaagcaggtaaatttactttaaaatgtttttttggcatCCAGTAAACCGTCATGATTAAatctatgtattttttttgtcgACAAAGCTGAAACGGGCCCTCTTCATCCGTCTCGTTAGCATAAAGCTAACTGTTGCTTGTAAACAACGTCAAATACAAAGACTGTTTAAAATTTACTGCATATAAAGGGCTAAAGTATTATAGGGCTATAGCTAACACATTTCACTGATTGATTTTTAGGTCTTAATTTAACTTTGTTCGGGTTGCGTTGCGTTTTGTATTTGCCATTGTGTTAATTTTAAGCTAAATTTTAAAGTACTAACTACAACATGGGTGTGCCCTCTTTACAActattatgtttgttttttgaagctATTCTCGGTATTATAGGCTTttggcaaacattttaaatactaCCACAATGTAAGCAGTTCCAATTTAAGTACCATTGCTTCTATAAGTAAAATACATAACATCTTAgatcttaaatgttttaaatctggGAATTTTATTGTAGATTTTGCAGATAATCATAAGCTTCAAACACAAGACTTTCTGagataacatttaaaagtgttgtAGCATCAGATTATGAGCCTGATTTTAATAATtaagctccagatgtttcattATGTCATttctgatcttgtttttttttttttgacatctgATTCCAGCGCCATGTTGCCGACCACCTCGCAGCACAGCAACGGCGCCCCCAGCTCCAGGGACGCTGCGCGCCACACGGCTGGCGCCAAGCGCTACAAGTACCTGCGGCGGCTGCTGCACTTCCGGCAGATGGACTTTGAGTTTGCCATGTGGCAAATGCTTTACTTGTTCACGTCGCCGCAGAGAGTCTACCGCAACTTCCACTACAGGAAACAAACCAAGGACCAGTGGGCCAGGGATGATCCCGCCTTCCTGGTCCTCCTCAGCATCTGGCTGTGTGGTAAACTTCTACTCGTTACACCCCAGCAACTAACGGTGTGAGCAAAGTGTTGCGTACGCGGTCATCCCCATGttcattttgctatttttttgtgCAGTATCCACAATAGGTTTTGGTCTGGTGTTGGACATGGGAGTAGTGGAGACCCTGAAACTGCTGCTGTGGGTGGTCTTTGTTGACTGCATAGGCGTCGGCCTGCTCATATCGACCCTTATGTGGTGAGTTTGGGGCTTCCTTTAATAGTTAAGCGCCTCACAGTAACACACCAgacccattttttttctcccccgtCTTTTAATTCTCCCCTCCCAGGTTTATCAGTAACAAATATCTGCTGAAGCATCCCAGCAAGAACTTTGACGTGGAGTGGGGCTACGCGTTTGACGTGCACCTCAACGCTTTCTACCCGCTTTTAGTCATCCTGcactttctgcagcttttatttattaaccgtGAGTGTTTTGTGTCTGAAAGTCTGCTGAAACCATTTCTTTGGTGCGGATAAAtacaatgttgttgtttgtgtttctgctccagaTGTTGTGGTCATAAACTCCGACTGGTTCCTGGGTTACTTTGTTGGGAACACTTTGTGGCTGATCGCTATTGGTTATTACCTCTACATCACCTTCTTGGGCTACAACAGTAAGTGTCACGCGCATTCCCGCCCGCTCCATGTCAGTTGAGTTGAAACGTTTTCCCGTGAGCAGTGACGTTGTGCTTCGATCCTCGCAGCTCTGCCCTTCTTGACGAACACGGCGGTGCTCCTGTACCCGTTCGCTCTGCTCGGCCTCCTCTACATCCTCTCCATCTCGCTGGGCTGGAACTTCACCCGGGGCCTCTGCTGGTTTTACAAGTACAGAGTCCAATAGAAGCGGCCCGGGGTGTCTGGGTTGGACGCTCGTCGGGCCCCTGAGCCGACCTGAAATCCTGTTTCTGACTTTCATGAGAGAGGCAAAGAATCCCGCTTCTGAGCGAACTGGGACGGGACTGACCACTGATCCAGTTGTTTTTCGGTGAACTGGATCTCCGGTCGGTAAGCTGAGGACGTGTTTGGACTAGCTGCAGAAACAAGGAGACAGACGAGACTTTTATCCATCATTCTCTTTGTACATAATACTTTCCtgggttgtaaaaaaaatgcacacagaaaATCCATTTCTGAGGAGGATAAGTTTGGtttgattgtgttttctttaaaaaaaataaaaaaaaaggactggaAGATGTAAACCTGCtcattgaagaaaaaaaaaagtgaagaaacgTGATggatgttgatttttttttcttttttatagtgTACATTCCAAAGCACTTTCAATAAAAGGGTTTTATTAAGTTAAAGCAcctcagttttgttgttttggaagaGAAAACATACCCATGGTTTCCTCTTGCTTTTCCAGTTAGGGGTTAAATCTCCCAGTAGCGGATTCCTCGTGTCccttcatgttgtttttgcatCATCGTTCCTTTTTTAACGCGACGGGGAAATGATGCTTGTTAGAAGCGGGGGCACCTTTACAGCCGGGGTAACGTTTTTACGACTTTGGAAATGAATGAGATGGAAAAGAAATGCgaataaaatgtctgattcggcttcatgttttgtcttctcTATGCGTAAGGAAGAGATGGGGATGGTGTTGAAAGTTACAGAGCAATCGTGCCTTGAAGGGATgtgtcgcccgctgccttccATGCTAGAGTTTCAGACTTGGATCATCTTCCAACTGTTTTGGTCGAACATCGGGAGGATATCCGGCGATATGGAGACGTCACGCTCAATATGGTGTTCTACCATTTCAGGTTTTAGCTAAATACctatgaaactgactgagttagagccatttttgtggctgtggcagccatcttggatctggttgtctccaaaagtggTAGTTAATGATTTCTTTTAGTCCACTGTTtccagagatattttgcaaaagcATATATCGTCTGCCTTCGACTTCCTGTGGCAGGCAGTAAACACgatatatatattatttcttGTTActcaaatttgttttgtttttttaatatttgacctAAACAGTTGATTTTCTTCAGCAGACATTTTCACAGACAGGAATGTAACTGGaaaactgggggaaaaaaagaaaattcttgataaaaaaaatgtaaaatatgcgGTTTCTTTCTCACTTCCAAGCTTGAACTCATTGTATTTGGATCATATaagttcaaaataaacattccttaatcattgttttcttttttaaacactagAATTTacaattttgattaaaatatattcaCACAAGCGGAAATCTGTTGGTGGAATCGGAAGATGGAGAAGCTTTGACACTAATTGAatcttttttgctttaatggGATTAAAGAGATAATCTCTCAGAGTGTTTCTccttaaacattttgattttgagtCTAATAAGAATTTAGGAAACATGTTATGAAGTATGCATTAATGTGAAACTCcttatattaaaattaaatataaaacagggtTTTCTGTCATGTGGGATTATGGTGACACCTAGTGGAGATGCTCCAAATGACAAGTgaacaaaacaagttgttttccaaacatgtgggtttgagctattaaaataatttacatattATAATTTACCCTGGGTGTCTTTGCAGAGGTTTCAAGAAAAGGGCTCCCCGCGCCATCAAGGAGATCCGCAAGTTCGCCATGAAGGAGATGGGAACTCCCGACGTTCGCATCGACACTCGCCTCAACAAGGCAGTGTGGAGCAAAGGCGTCAGGTCAGAGCGTGGTTTATTTGGATTTTAGGAACGCTGATTATACTGGGGAAAGCTCAACGCTGAActaaaacatcagaaaatgtcccctttttttaattcctaTCATCACTTAAATAGTTACATGTACTTCTTTTGTTTAGTGTGTAGTACTTTAATTAATGACTGCAGCCTTTTTAGTGGTGCTGCCTGCTTcaggacatttttttattgttatttcgTCTGTACAAACAGCTCTGTGTACAGACTTTATCGTGGAAAAattaagctttaatttaaaaaaaagtgattgtaatgctaaatgttgcaaaatacatttatttgcatttaaagcaGGAGCAGATGTTCATTATTTAAGTGCGCTCCAGCACAGCTTAAGATTCAAACCATTTGTTCAGCCGTAAACGTGTGTGTGTTATTTCTTTGGGGTTTAATCGTCCGTAACCGTCGTTTTCCAGGAACGTGCCGTACAGGATGCGCGTCCGTCTGTCCAGGAAGCGTAACGAGGACGAGGATTCTCCCAACAAACTGTACACCCTGGTCACATACGTTCCTGTCACCACGTGCAAAGGTAAACAAGCTGCTCACCCAGCGTCAAGCATTTGTAGAAGCAATAAACgtctttcattatttttattcttttctttttgttttccccaaCAGGCCTGCAGACTGTCAATGTAGATGAAAACTAAATTTGTCCCCTCTGCAAGTggaataaatggaaataaaagaagctCTTGTCCTGcatctatttctgtttttcagacaTATTCAAATCTTTAGTTCGGGTTTTGTCTAAGAAAAGATAACTCATAAGGATTTGTCGTCTTGTTAGTTTTTAAAGGGGTCTTCAGTATAATTTTAGACTTCATGGTTCAAAGTCAGAaatttgtctgattttaaatgcgttctttttttaatttgggtttTGGAATTTGTTGCCTAAATGTAATCACAACACTGATTCATCCCTTGAAATTAGGAACTATTTTATactgataatttaaaaaaatggccaaGATCTATTAGAGGATTGAAAATGAGTAAAGTTATACAAAAAATCCAGGAACAAAATTACACAagacaagacaaagaaaatgttggtccctttaaagtgaaatgtgtaaaaataagcttttgtggagattttattttgtattatttaagaaaacaaatttaaaccaaatcaaCAATGTGCATTTTATATTACCCCAAGAGTTCCTGTGCAGGCATAAAGTGCAGTCAgaactgcttctttttttcttttcttttttgatgaCGGGGGAGGACTTCAAGGctgcttaaaaatattttcttaaacatCTAGACTCTCATGAAACAGCAGGTCCTGATTAATCTTCACGAGATGGATGGCAAAGCTAACTTTCACATCTAATTAGTTTAAATGagcataaaaatcataaaacggTGTCAGCGAGtttccagatgttttatttacGATGACAGCTGTTACCTGAACAccttaaaatgtaatttccttGGCTTGTTTTATTGCACAGTTTAAAAGGTTTGCATCAAATGCTATCAACATATCCAAGACAATCACGTCACTTTGGTAAAAATCAGCCTTAAGAGCAGGTAAAATTAAATTTGCGATGATGCCCCCACTACGTGGTCGCTGCGTGTTTCATTAGCAGATGTTGCTGCTAATAAATGGCGTCGGAAGTAAATAACTGCAGCTTCGAAGGCGTCGTTCAGCGTTGAGTAAACTGTAGTGATGGCCGAATTCAGCTTGTTGCGAAAAAGGGTTCAGTACTCAAAACCTCAACACAGTCCTGCTGGGCGACATCTTGTTTCCAAAAgaataaagagcagaaatcccACCTAATGTACAACATAGGACCAGTTTGGAATTTTATCCATGCCTCTTACGTAATTACCCGGTTATGTTTACTGTGAGATCATGTCGAAACTTATTTAGGAAGAGGATATGTTCCACAGTGCAAGAGCCCAGTCTGTTGCgaattttctttgatttcttttaataattctgtttattatttaatcatttacatTACAAGTACAGTAGTTGAGAACAGCATTGTGATACATAAGAGCATATGAAAGATCTGTATGTAATATTTAATAAGAAACTGCTGCTCGACGTGAAGGAAAGAGAAGGAGATGCTGGTGGGCTGCAAGTACATTTCTCAATGATTTTTAACAAGCTTTTTATCGTCTGAGTGTAGAATTTGACCTTATTATGAAGAACAGCAGAGCGCGGTTTCCTTCCAGAGGTTTTGCCACAATTAGTGTGACATTTTGACAATAATAATAGATTTCTGACAGTCAGAtttgaggtttttatttgtatggGTTCCAACAACATTCTCCCACGATAAGACAATACGTTAAATATGAAAACAGGTGAACAGCAgcttagttttatttgtaatcagATACCTGTTCAGTAGAGGCCACACCTTTTCCCCATGGCATCCCATCCACAAACCTGTTACAgtgtggaaattaaaaaaacaaacaaactgggcTCTTATAAATCTGTTATTTACAGGATGACCAGGTGGACAGGTTTTCCGCCACTGGTGTATCCGCCGGAGATGGACAGGTAAGCCTCTTCTGGTTCTTGAAATGCAAACGGACACCCTATGGGGGGGGCAGCTCCAAGCCCCTCCTCGTCTCTGCTGGAGTTAACGGGGGAGATTGTAATTTCCAAGAAATTCATCACGGGTGAGCAAAAAGACCCTGACTGTTGAATAACTGGTCCACCCATATGATGTTAATTTGAAACCAATATtccaaaaacagatttatgtttgTCAGTTGCGGGGTGAACATCTCTGCTTGTAGATGAGGAACCATGAGGAAGTCTCAACGGGGACCTTATCAATGTGATGATTACAAACGAGAAAAAAGTCAATGCTTACATGGCGCTTGGTGGTCACCAGGTAGTTGCCAGGAACTTACCTAGCACCAGATTCATACCTGGCACCAAGTACCGAACAGATACTTACCTGGCACTGGCTACTCATCAGGTACTTATCTGATGACTACCTGGTGAGAGGTATGAACCTGGTACTAGGAAAATACCCTGTGAATACCCAGTGCCAGGTATGTATCGGGTACTAGATGGGTACCTGGTAAATACCTAGGGAGTACCTAGTGCCACGTATGAACCTGGTGCAGGTAAGTAACTGGTGCATACCCAGTGCCAGGTGTGTATCAGGTGCTGGGTACCTGGTACCGTAtaaccttttttctgttgtccTTCATCAAGATCTTTGAATTGCTCTTAGTCTGACCCCTCACCTGAGGCTAATCTGCCGTGGGAGACCCTACCAGGGGCTGACTCCTTAGGCAACATCATCCCTAGGATCACAGAGgtactcaaacccctccaccacgttAAGGTGGCAATTCAGCGGAGAGGATTATTTTTTGTAGATGTTCCTTTGTAGAATTTAGAATTTGGGGGGATGGGGGGGATCTGATTTTTGAAGTTTGGGGCTGAGGGTAGTTGAGTAAGTTTAGTGGCaatgtcatttaaaatgttaaaatcaccaatttatttgatttttatgtttttggattGTTCCAGTGGGGAGAACCGGAGCTTCCCGGAGTAAACCCCgacatgcacagggagaagaCGCAAACTCCACTGTGcagccctgttttttttaaataatttttttatttgttttttttttttctttgttttgtatttttaggtACATGATCGATTACAGCCAGATTAAATCATGTCCTTCAGGGTCCTGCTGTCATTCCCTACGACAGGATGTGatgtagattaaaaaaactggCAAGACGTTTTCTGAGATTCCTGAAgggttttttctgtttcacctcAACAAGTGGGGCTTCCTTTGTGATACTTTCTACTAAttccttctgctgtttttcagcCACACAGAGGACATCTGACTTGTTCCTGGCAGGTGGCGCCGTAGTGGGACCAGGATGGGAGGGCTTTGTAGTTTCACAGTTCATTGGTTCATCTCCTGAGTCTCTGGGTTGGGACATTATTTTTAAGGCCTCTTTAACGTAGGGGTTATTGCTGATGGCAGGAAGATGCTTCATTGTGATGAAGTTGTGGTTTAAAGCATCTTCTGGGAGAATGCGGTCTCCAGGGTTCATAGTTAGCATCCTTTTGAGAAGTTCTACGAATTCCTGTAAATCATGTAGTTCATAAACATTGCCGATAGAGGATATCTCCTTTTTTAGCAGATCGTCCAAAGATTGTAAACTTTCACAGGCgtcatttttttccttgattTTCTCTCCAGACTCTTCTTCGTATTCCTTTAAAGTCTTAAACCTCCAAGAAGGTCCAGATTCTGTCTGGTCAAGCGTGAAGTATTGTCTGACTCTGCACCCCCTATTAAGCATTTCATTGTCAGGCTGACCGAGAAGATTTAGtattagtttcatgatttcatatTCTGAATCCCCTGGAAACAAATTTAGACTAATATAAAGCTCAGCCAATGTACAGGCAAGACCCCACATGTCCACACCTTCGTTTGGTGGGTATCCCAGGTAGACCTCAGGGGCTCTGTAACCTGGAGCCTGAAATAAGTCAAACTCTGATAAGTCGGATGTTAAATGACAAAACCCGAAATCAATTAATTTAACTCTAAAGGGCGTGGCGGCATGGTTCACTAACATTATGTTGTCAATTTTAATGTCAGCATGGGTCAGTCCAAGCTCCTTTAGCGctgagagagagacaaacattTGCTTGGCGATCGTCCTGATCTCTGACACTCTCAGAGGTGACCAGTTTCTTTGTTCCATGAAATCAAACAGGCTTCTGTCGAGCAATTCAAAAGTGAAGCAGTAATAGTCCTGATGCCTGAACCAGTCAAAGCAGTGCATTACGTTGATTTTGTCAGGGTCAAATTTTCTTAGATGTTTTATTGCTTGCAATTCTTTAATAGCCGAATAGGCATCTGCTTTTGCCATAACCTTGAGAGCGACCGCCTGATCTGTGGCGTTTTTTCGGCATTTTGCCACTAATCCGTATGCTCCTTGTCCGAGGAGTTTTTCGACAATGTAAACGTCCGATTTGTTACAAATATTGACTCCTTCCACTATTTCATTTAACAGATTCCTTGACTCAGAGTCATCTGAAACTTGGCTGTTTTCTTCATCAGACTTGTTACTGGCAGGTGGCGCCATAGCGGGACAAGGATGGGAGTTGTTGATGTTGATGTTGACATGTACAGCATTGAAAAGTTCCTCGGACAAGGATTTCCCTTGTCCGAGGAACTTTTCAATGCTGTACATGTCCGTTTCGTTACAAATAACGAGTCCTTCCGCCATTTCGTCTATCAAATTTCTTAGTTGGGAGTCTTGATCAAAAGAGCTTGTGGATGAAAGCTCATCTGAATATTCAGATGGAGAAGCAAAAGAAATTGGTCTATCTGTATAACTTTCTGAACTCATATCATTAACTTGCGACACATTATAAGCTCTTATCAAAGATTGCTTGTCCATTGTCATAAATTCGTGATTTAGTGCGTCTTTTGGGAGTATGCGGTCAGATGGATTAACCTGTAACATCCGCTTCAGAAAGTCAGTAAATGCTTGGAGTACAAAATTATCCTCCAAGTCTGAGGCAGTTTTCAATAAATCATCAAGAGACTGAATGTGGTCAGGATAATACTGTCTCTCGTCAATAATCTTTCCCGTGGCCTTTTTATATTCAGCTGGACTCTTAAATTTCCAAACGCGCTCGCCTTCGCTCTGGTAAAGCGTGAAAAAACGGCGAACACCACATCCACTGTCCAGGACGCAGCTGTTTGGCGGCCCGCTCAGTTTCATAATCGCGTTCATGTAGTTATATTCACAGTCTGTGGGAAACAGAGACGTACCCAGAAAGATGGACGCAAGGATACAACCGATGCTCCAGACGTGGAACCCTTTACCCAGAGGCGCATCCAGAAATACCTCCGGAGGGGTGAAGCCACAGCTCTGAGGAACATCCACCTCTGACAGCCTGGATGTCAAATAGGCAGCCTCGAAATTGAccaatttaactttaaaatgttcagaattGCAATCAGCTATCATAAGACTCTCTGGGTTTATATTTCCGTGAGTAATGTGGGCAGATTCCAAAGCTTTGGCAGCTAATAACATGTGCTGAGCAATTGCTCTGATCTCCGAAAGCTGGAGGGGAGTCCAATATCTGTTGCTCATAAAATCCCCAAAATTCATAACTAGTTTTTCAAAAACTACGCAGAACCATGCCTTATATATAAAACTTTCGATAAACTGGATGAAACTGTCTGCCTCAGCATTTTTTAGAATACTAAatatattaatttgtttttcagctacGTGATAATACTTTTTTCGATAGAACCTAATGATATACAGTTCATTCGTACCTGCCTTTTCGCACAAGGCAACTTCTCCATACTTTGTGTACCTCAGGATGTCTTTTACTTTGTAAATACCTGAATTCACAGCTATAATCATTCCTATCTCTACATTCGGGGACACAGGGTCTTCTCGACGATCTTGTGTGACTATTTCAAAGTTGGTGGCCATTTGCAGTGTCTGGATGGTTGGAAGAGCCaggaaatgtatttttgcagatgaaATGATGTAAGACTTAGTGATATCTATTAAGATGTGCTTAACAATGACTGGAAATGTCGTTGGTAAGCGAATGCTTTTGAGATACAAACAGAAATTTGTTCAGCCGCAGAAAATAACAGAGAGAGCAAGGGATCCTTTCAGAGAAATTTCACTGACTGGTATAACTCAAAGAGATTTAATTCTGTAATGGAATAAAAGCGAGTGACGtcataaaggcaaaaaa
Coding sequences within:
- the rpl31 gene encoding LOW QUALITY PROTEIN: 60S ribosomal protein L31 (The sequence of the model RefSeq protein was modified relative to this genomic sequence to represent the inferred CDS: deleted 2 bases in 1 codon); the protein is MLQMTKVSRKGLPAPSRIRKFAMKEMGTPDVRIDTRLNKAVWSKGVRNVPYRMRVRLSRKRNEDEDSPNKLYTLVTYVPVTTCKGLQTVNVDEN
- the unc50 gene encoding protein unc-50 homolog produces the protein MLPTTSQHSNGAPSSRDAARHTAGAKRYKYLRRLLHFRQMDFEFAMWQMLYLFTSPQRVYRNFHYRKQTKDQWARDDPAFLVLLSIWLCVSTIGFGLVLDMGVVETLKLLLWVVFVDCIGVGLLISTLMWFISNKYLLKHPSKNFDVEWGYAFDVHLNAFYPLLVILHFLQLLFINHVVVINSDWFLGYFVGNTLWLIAIGYYLYITFLGYNTLPFLTNTAVLLYPFALLGLLYILSISLGWNFTRGLCWFYKYRVQ